A window of the Sporosarcina sp. FSL K6-2383 genome harbors these coding sequences:
- a CDS encoding bifunctional homocysteine S-methyltransferase/methylenetetrahydrofolate reductase produces the protein MANLLETMKERILIGDGAMGTLLYTNGVDRCFEELNLTHPEQVLNIHQAYIQAGADVIQTNTYGANYIKLARYGLEDNVEEINRAAVAIAKKAAGKNTFILGTIGGIHGSKTLIGTKEEIEQSFKQQLQCLLAEGVDGILLETYYDFDELTAVLKIAREATDIPIITNVSMHEAGVLQNGLALADALQQLEVIGADVVGVNCGLGPYHMLKALEEVPLPKHALLAVYPNASFPSYTDGKLTYENEPDYFGKLALNFRKEGVGLLGGCCGTTPAHIRALVEGLTNRVHVQDKQVKEHSAPVSATESKDLDKPTLLETVKKRHSIIVELDAPKHLNTAKFFEGAQALHDAGVDAITLADNSLASPRICNASMGSLVKQNIGATPLVHVTCRDRNLIGLQSHLMGLHTMGITELLAITGDPTKIGDFPGATSVFDVTSFELIQLIKQFNEGISWSGKSLQQKTSFTVAAAFNPNVRHIERAVQRMEKKIDAGADYFITQPIYSPEKIIELYEATKHIQAPIYIGIMPLTSSQNAEFLHNEVPGIKLTDEVRARMGLFAGDREQSTREGIAVAKELIDVALEHFHGIYLITPFMRYDMTVDLTEYINEKVDAGATNKVMRTASIVH, from the coding sequence TTGGCAAATTTACTTGAGACGATGAAAGAGCGTATTTTGATTGGTGATGGTGCGATGGGAACATTGCTGTATACAAATGGGGTAGACCGTTGTTTTGAGGAGCTAAATTTGACACATCCTGAGCAAGTGTTAAATATTCATCAAGCTTATATTCAGGCAGGGGCTGATGTGATTCAAACGAATACATACGGCGCCAACTACATAAAATTAGCACGTTATGGACTAGAGGATAATGTCGAAGAAATCAATAGGGCAGCCGTTGCTATTGCTAAAAAAGCGGCCGGGAAAAATACGTTTATTCTCGGGACGATTGGTGGCATTCATGGCTCCAAAACACTGATTGGTACAAAAGAAGAAATCGAGCAAAGCTTTAAGCAACAACTACAATGCCTGCTTGCTGAAGGTGTGGATGGCATTTTATTAGAAACCTATTATGATTTTGATGAATTAACAGCAGTGCTCAAAATTGCACGGGAAGCGACGGATATTCCAATTATTACGAATGTCTCGATGCATGAAGCAGGAGTGCTACAAAATGGCTTGGCGCTGGCAGATGCTTTGCAGCAGTTGGAAGTGATAGGTGCGGATGTTGTGGGAGTTAATTGTGGATTAGGGCCTTACCATATGTTAAAAGCTTTAGAGGAAGTCCCATTGCCGAAACATGCCTTATTGGCTGTGTACCCGAATGCTAGCTTCCCGAGCTATACGGATGGCAAATTAACGTATGAAAATGAACCCGATTATTTTGGTAAACTGGCGCTTAATTTCCGTAAGGAGGGTGTTGGTTTACTAGGAGGATGTTGTGGTACTACGCCGGCGCATATTCGCGCACTGGTAGAAGGGCTAACGAATCGGGTACATGTGCAAGATAAGCAAGTGAAAGAGCATTCAGCTCCGGTGAGTGCTACAGAATCGAAGGATTTGGATAAACCGACCTTGCTTGAAACAGTGAAAAAGCGGCATTCGATTATTGTGGAATTGGATGCGCCTAAGCATCTAAACACGGCTAAGTTTTTTGAAGGGGCACAGGCTTTGCATGATGCAGGTGTGGATGCTATTACATTGGCTGATAACTCCCTGGCATCCCCAAGAATTTGTAATGCATCAATGGGATCATTAGTGAAGCAAAATATTGGTGCAACGCCTCTTGTCCATGTGACCTGTCGAGATCGTAACCTCATCGGCTTGCAATCGCATCTTATGGGACTGCACACAATGGGCATTACTGAATTATTGGCAATCACAGGAGATCCAACGAAAATTGGTGATTTTCCTGGTGCGACATCTGTTTTCGATGTGACATCTTTTGAATTGATTCAACTCATTAAGCAATTTAATGAAGGAATCTCATGGTCAGGTAAGTCGTTACAACAAAAAACATCGTTTACAGTGGCGGCAGCCTTTAACCCAAATGTGCGTCATATCGAGCGAGCTGTACAACGAATGGAGAAAAAAATAGATGCTGGGGCTGATTACTTTATCACGCAGCCAATCTATAGCCCAGAAAAAATTATTGAATTGTATGAAGCGACAAAGCATATTCAAGCGCCGATTTATATTGGTATTATGCCATTGACGTCGTCACAAAATGCAGAGTTTCTTCACAATGAAGTGCCAGGTATTAAGCTAACAGATGAAGTCCGTGCAAGAATGGGACTATTTGCGGGAGACCGTGAACAGTCTACGCGAGAAGGTATTGCAGTGGCGAAGGAATTGATTGACGTGGCTTTGGAGCATTTCCATGGGATCTATTTAATTACGCCGTTTATGCGTTACGATATGACTGTCGATTTGACAGAGTACATTAATGAAAAAGTAGATGCAGGTGCGACGAATAAGGTCATGAGAACAGCGAGTATTGTACATTAA
- the selD gene encoding selenide, water dikinase SelD: MDNTIPVKLTSLTTKGGCGCKIGPADLAQVLRSLPPATPDPNLLVGLDTSDDAGVYKLTDDIAMVQTLDFFTPIVDDPYDFGQIAATNAISDVYAMGGKPITALNIVAFPIATLDKNILAAILRGAGDKLKEAGVTLVGGHSIDDQEPKFGLAVTGVVHPDKVRTNAGAKPGDKLLLTKPIGVGIYTTSLKNGLLTEDEVVEVTKVMTTLNKTAAEAMATYDVHAATDVTGFGLLGHTSEMAKASNVGIHIHANQVPVLPRTKELAAVGKVPGGTKNNFAHVADIVTYADTLDQIDRWILCDAVTSGGLLIALAEHEATNLLNDLQQQGVDARIIGEVTEDNKGRITVS, encoded by the coding sequence ATGGACAATACGATTCCAGTAAAATTGACTTCACTCACAACAAAAGGCGGCTGCGGCTGTAAAATTGGACCTGCTGATTTAGCGCAAGTATTGCGTAGTCTTCCTCCTGCAACACCTGATCCTAATTTACTCGTTGGTCTTGATACAAGTGATGATGCAGGTGTTTATAAACTAACGGACGACATTGCAATGGTGCAAACGCTCGACTTTTTCACACCGATTGTTGATGATCCTTATGATTTCGGGCAAATTGCGGCGACCAATGCGATTAGCGATGTCTATGCGATGGGTGGTAAACCAATTACAGCACTCAATATTGTAGCTTTCCCGATTGCCACTTTAGATAAAAACATCCTTGCAGCCATTTTACGCGGCGCGGGTGATAAATTAAAAGAAGCTGGCGTTACACTGGTCGGCGGACATTCCATCGACGATCAGGAACCGAAATTCGGACTGGCGGTTACAGGAGTCGTTCACCCCGATAAAGTACGGACCAATGCCGGAGCTAAGCCTGGCGATAAGCTGTTATTAACAAAACCGATTGGTGTTGGTATTTACACGACTTCATTGAAAAATGGATTATTGACTGAAGATGAAGTGGTTGAAGTGACAAAAGTGATGACTACACTTAATAAAACAGCTGCAGAAGCAATGGCTACATATGATGTCCATGCTGCCACTGATGTAACAGGCTTCGGATTATTAGGACATACATCTGAAATGGCCAAAGCAAGTAACGTTGGCATTCATATACATGCCAACCAAGTACCTGTTTTACCACGTACAAAAGAACTTGCCGCAGTAGGTAAAGTACCTGGAGGCACAAAAAATAACTTTGCTCATGTAGCGGATATCGTAACGTATGCAGATACATTAGATCAAATTGATCGTTGGATTTTATGCGACGCGGTCACTTCTGGTGGATTGCTCATTGCACTAGCAGAACATGAGGCCACCAACTTGTTGAATGACCTTCAGCAACAAGGCGTTGATGCACGAATCATCGGAGAGGTAACAGAGGACAACAAAGGTCGTATCACGGTTTCATAA
- the mnmH gene encoding tRNA 2-selenouridine(34) synthase MnmH — translation MFKDLTIDELLAVQAKGPHTFIDVRSPKEFNEATIPGSINIPVFDDEERAEIGTLYKQVGQDVAKDRGLEIFSKKLPDFIRAFKNIDTPMTVFCWRGGIRSKTAATVLDLMGIHTTRLTGGVRTFRQWVVHELEREDFAPTFVVLNGYTGSGKTAILKRLADKGFPVLDFEHIAGHRGSIFGQIGLEPSNQKKFDSLLVHELVRLRTAPYVFIEGESRRIGKVSMPAFLFHKKETGVQLSIHLPIEERVNNILADYEPQKYPVHFKDAFQIIKKRLHTPIAKQIEDDLAIGDFASVTKLLLEHYYDPRYEHSIHQHTEIEHVHITASNMDDAFRQLLLIIRNLNLCKLK, via the coding sequence ATGTTTAAAGACTTGACAATAGACGAATTATTGGCTGTGCAAGCAAAGGGACCACATACATTTATTGATGTTCGGTCCCCGAAAGAATTTAATGAGGCCACAATTCCTGGAAGCATCAATATTCCTGTTTTTGATGATGAAGAACGAGCTGAAATTGGAACGCTATACAAACAGGTCGGGCAAGATGTCGCCAAGGATAGGGGACTTGAAATCTTTTCGAAAAAACTGCCCGACTTCATCCGCGCCTTCAAAAACATTGATACACCGATGACCGTATTTTGTTGGCGTGGCGGTATTCGCAGTAAAACGGCCGCCACTGTCCTTGATTTAATGGGTATCCATACAACTCGGTTGACAGGTGGGGTTCGTACTTTTCGACAATGGGTCGTCCATGAGTTGGAACGTGAGGACTTCGCACCGACCTTTGTTGTACTTAACGGCTATACCGGATCAGGCAAAACTGCTATTTTGAAGAGGCTAGCTGACAAAGGATTTCCCGTCCTCGATTTCGAACATATCGCGGGCCACCGTGGTTCTATTTTCGGTCAAATTGGACTGGAGCCAAGCAATCAAAAGAAATTCGACTCACTGCTCGTTCATGAATTGGTTCGACTGAGAACAGCACCGTATGTTTTCATCGAAGGCGAAAGTAGACGGATTGGCAAAGTCAGTATGCCTGCCTTCTTATTCCATAAAAAAGAAACAGGCGTACAACTCAGCATACACTTACCTATTGAAGAACGAGTCAATAATATTCTTGCTGATTATGAGCCACAAAAATATCCAGTTCATTTCAAAGATGCCTTTCAAATTATTAAAAAACGGCTGCATACCCCCATTGCCAAACAAATCGAAGATGACTTGGCAATCGGTGACTTTGCATCAGTTACAAAACTCTTACTCGAACACTACTACGACCCGCGCTATGAGCATTCTATCCATCAGCATACAGAGATTGAACATGTTCATATCACTGCTAGCAATATGGACGATGCTTTTCGACAACTACTTTTGATTATCAGAAATTTAAATCTATGTAAGTTAAAATAA
- a CDS encoding arsenic transporter — translation MSFQIGITGLVFLTTMLVIFWRPRGMNEAWPASIGAAIILLTGIVSQADIMDIISKIGGASVTIIATIVMAVILESFGFFHWAAAKLAHFSKDSGHRLYWNIQLLCFLMTLLFNNDGSILITTPILILLLKNLRLKPHQQIPYLLSGALIATASSAPIGVSNIVNLIALEIVDMSLWMHTAMMFVPATIGLLFMSGLMYMVVKNKLLKTLPSSANDIEEIFFNKNFHPLKTKISVETKQKRTKFMMKILLFVFVMRCLLFVASFINVPIEIVAVLGSVALLGWRWYHLRTNPVDLLKKTPWHILIFAFSMYVIIYGLHNVGLTALLVQWCEPIVTQGLFQASFIMGGVVSLLANIFNNHPALMIGTITLTEMGLDPITLKTIYLANIIGSDMGSLLLPIGTLASLIWMSILRRNKIKVSWKDYLSISLIVIPITTIVTLTLLYFWVQMVFAN, via the coding sequence ATGAGCTTTCAAATTGGAATTACCGGTTTGGTCTTCTTAACAACTATGTTAGTCATATTTTGGAGACCTAGAGGAATGAATGAGGCATGGCCAGCGTCGATTGGTGCAGCAATCATTTTATTGACGGGGATTGTTTCACAAGCAGACATTATGGATATCATCAGTAAAATTGGTGGTGCATCCGTTACGATTATTGCGACGATTGTTATGGCTGTTATCTTAGAGAGTTTTGGTTTTTTCCATTGGGCAGCCGCCAAGCTAGCCCATTTCTCGAAAGACTCAGGTCACCGTCTTTATTGGAATATCCAGTTGCTATGCTTTTTGATGACACTTTTATTTAATAACGATGGGAGTATTTTAATAACGACCCCAATTTTAATTTTACTACTTAAAAATCTCCGACTAAAACCTCACCAACAAATACCTTATCTATTAAGTGGCGCTCTCATTGCCACAGCTTCGAGTGCACCAATTGGCGTAAGTAATATCGTGAACTTGATTGCTTTGGAAATTGTGGACATGTCTCTTTGGATGCACACGGCTATGATGTTTGTCCCGGCGACGATAGGCTTGTTGTTTATGTCAGGTCTGATGTATATGGTAGTGAAAAATAAGCTACTCAAAACATTACCTAGCTCCGCGAATGATATAGAAGAAATTTTTTTCAATAAAAATTTCCATCCATTAAAAACAAAGATTTCTGTTGAAACAAAACAAAAACGCACAAAATTTATGATGAAAATTTTACTGTTTGTCTTTGTAATGCGTTGTCTCCTTTTCGTTGCCTCTTTTATCAATGTTCCCATTGAAATTGTGGCAGTACTTGGATCAGTCGCCCTGTTAGGCTGGAGATGGTATCATTTGCGCACGAACCCGGTGGATCTTTTGAAGAAGACGCCTTGGCACATTCTTATATTCGCCTTCTCTATGTATGTAATCATTTATGGCTTGCACAATGTGGGACTAACAGCTTTGCTCGTGCAATGGTGCGAACCAATTGTAACGCAGGGATTATTTCAAGCAAGTTTTATCATGGGGGGGGTAGTTTCATTACTGGCGAACATCTTTAATAATCACCCGGCTCTAATGATTGGGACAATCACTTTAACTGAAATGGGGCTAGATCCAATCACATTAAAGACTATCTATCTTGCGAATATTATAGGTAGTGACATGGGATCGTTATTGTTACCGATTGGTACCCTCGCTTCGCTAATTTGGATGAGTATCCTAAGAAGAAATAAGATAAAAGTGTCTTGGAAAGATTATTTGAGCATATCGTTAATCGTCATACCGATCACAACGATAGTAACGCTGACATTGTTATACTTCTGGGTGCAAATGGTCTTTGCCAATTGA
- a CDS encoding DUF2642 domain-containing protein, whose translation MNQIIQSLVKEVVRLEVSGKKLLNGTVIDSGMDAMVLFNGKVFVYIPLDHIQNFEVDYNNDDCIQAPTELPSISADEMDVDLSFRKVLTLARGKYVEIYVTGGEPLHGYITSIMDNYFVFQSPIYKTMYISLKHLKWLIPYAQNELPYGLNLLVQPNNETLASTFEVQVEQFKDEIVVLNIGGPKSHIGKITNVEQQFAKIQTARADSMYVNLSHIKTLHVV comes from the coding sequence GTGAATCAAATTATTCAAAGCTTGGTCAAGGAAGTTGTTCGACTGGAGGTTTCCGGAAAAAAACTACTGAATGGAACTGTAATTGATTCAGGCATGGACGCGATGGTACTTTTTAATGGGAAAGTATTTGTCTATATTCCCTTAGATCATATCCAAAACTTTGAGGTTGATTACAATAATGACGATTGTATACAAGCCCCGACAGAGTTGCCAAGTATAAGTGCAGATGAAATGGATGTAGATTTATCATTTAGAAAGGTTCTTACTCTAGCTCGGGGAAAATATGTTGAAATCTACGTAACAGGCGGAGAGCCTTTGCATGGCTATATTACGAGTATTATGGATAACTATTTTGTATTCCAATCCCCGATTTATAAAACAATGTACATTTCCTTAAAACATCTGAAATGGCTGATTCCTTATGCTCAAAATGAGCTTCCTTACGGCTTGAATCTCTTAGTGCAGCCTAATAATGAAACACTAGCAAGCACCTTTGAAGTTCAGGTTGAACAGTTTAAAGATGAAATTGTAGTATTAAATATTGGCGGCCCTAAAAGTCATATAGGAAAAATAACAAATGTTGAGCAACAATTTGCCAAGATTCAAACTGCAAGAGCGGACTCTATGTATGTGAACTTGAGCCATATTAAGACATTACATGTAGTGTGA
- a CDS encoding DUF2642 domain-containing protein: MQKRKFEEIVGGLKGLKIGLLLCGNQFIEGILLDVKQDHLVVDIDQKVMYVTLQHIKVLSKNSKDAHIVTVKVPYLNRSSLANVWTALRYTWVTINSLSNEKVFGVLSKISEDYIIVINSGELLYIPQSHISNMYSEITDEQIILLNQMEQLASQKKHISIIPSEIAEINEQQVKQVVIEQPSLMSNNESGKSSENPILEKVTGQGIELQIEYDVAGNLEVNSKSVSSNKPNELGWGGELHIESNQEKVIRGFAPQTSEDIQHNPLQEEQIVIQQLKPINDNPGMALAIENLIGAVRSIASSRQESSEFYAETTDILLLGKQDEYESSSHEERFNLAEYQSRLNEKRILLSEWNTIMTDHHKLLGQNNSEQDDKKEILDHFNVDVESESLVDDSIALKKRRRKKRLKRIKHSLLKTNSIKAVENDFEIVDKKNELAGITADTTRQISREEQQASLKMQYHSLMMHAAGNVVDENPSYLSVRQTNPEGMEEKQYRSLMKYAEKMYHQLRDLR, encoded by the coding sequence TTGCAAAAGCGAAAATTTGAAGAAATAGTAGGCGGCCTTAAAGGTTTAAAAATTGGTTTATTACTTTGTGGCAATCAATTCATAGAGGGTATTTTGTTGGACGTTAAACAAGATCATCTTGTCGTTGATATCGATCAAAAGGTTATGTATGTAACACTCCAACATATTAAGGTTCTTTCTAAGAATTCTAAAGATGCTCATATTGTGACTGTAAAAGTTCCATATCTCAATAGAAGCTCACTAGCCAATGTATGGACGGCTCTTCGGTACACCTGGGTCACTATTAATAGCCTGAGTAACGAAAAAGTTTTCGGGGTGTTAAGCAAGATATCTGAGGATTACATCATAGTAATAAATAGTGGGGAACTCCTCTATATTCCCCAATCCCATATATCCAATATGTATAGTGAAATAACGGATGAACAAATTATCTTGCTCAATCAAATGGAACAACTAGCTAGTCAGAAAAAGCATATATCAATCATCCCTAGTGAGATAGCAGAAATTAACGAGCAGCAAGTAAAACAGGTTGTCATCGAACAACCCTCATTAATGAGCAACAATGAGTCGGGAAAAAGTAGTGAAAATCCAATTTTAGAAAAGGTAACAGGACAGGGAATAGAATTACAAATAGAGTACGATGTCGCAGGAAATCTAGAGGTTAATTCTAAGTCTGTGAGTAGTAACAAACCTAATGAACTAGGGTGGGGTGGAGAACTGCATATAGAAAGCAATCAAGAAAAGGTGATTCGTGGATTTGCACCCCAAACCAGTGAGGATATCCAACATAATCCTCTTCAGGAGGAGCAAATTGTCATTCAACAACTTAAACCAATAAACGACAATCCAGGAATGGCGCTAGCAATAGAAAATCTGATTGGAGCAGTAAGAAGTATCGCAAGTAGTAGGCAAGAATCTTCAGAATTTTATGCAGAGACTACAGATATACTTTTATTGGGTAAACAGGACGAATATGAATCGTCTAGTCATGAAGAACGATTTAACCTAGCTGAATATCAGTCTAGGCTAAATGAAAAAAGGATACTCCTTTCTGAATGGAACACCATTATGACTGATCATCATAAATTGTTAGGCCAAAATAACTCTGAACAAGATGATAAAAAGGAAATACTAGATCATTTTAACGTCGATGTGGAAAGTGAATCTTTAGTCGATGATAGCATTGCTTTAAAAAAGAGACGGCGTAAGAAACGACTTAAACGCATAAAGCACTCGTTGCTTAAAACGAATTCAATAAAAGCAGTGGAGAACGATTTTGAAATTGTAGATAAAAAAAACGAGCTCGCTGGAATAACAGCTGATACTACTAGACAAATAAGTCGTGAAGAACAACAAGCAAGCTTGAAGATGCAGTACCATTCATTAATGATGCATGCAGCTGGAAATGTTGTTGATGAAAATCCCTCTTATCTGTCTGTAAGACAAACGAATCCTGAAGGAATGGAAGAGAAACAGTATCGTTCATTAATGAAGTATGCAGAAAAGATGTACCATCAATTGAGAGATTTACGATAA
- a CDS encoding CotH kinase family protein produces the protein MSHLIPSYALILKEKDLKELRGDLWNDDPVPASLQVEGTTYDVDIAYRGSYTRKFRKRSYRIEFIDPKTFSGAREIHLNAEYKDPSLFRSKLSFDFFNDIGVLSPESQHVNLTRNGSLKGVYLQLESVDEFFLQKRGLPSGPIYYAANNDANFSLMRDEKMKETLLSGYQRAIGEPSDDELLLELINKINTVPLADFPHEISQSFNIDRLLRWLAGAVCTMNNDGFTHNYALYRNSGTGLFEIIPWDYDATWGRKVDGGIMPYDYVPLEGKKSNHLCYLLMRVPEFRKFYRDILEEILETKFTVDYMESNVVSLHEALRPHILLDPYKKSKIDAFDSEPELIFQFIRDRNSFLKEQFVNFN, from the coding sequence ATGTCCCATTTAATTCCTTCTTATGCTTTAATACTTAAGGAAAAGGATTTAAAAGAATTACGGGGTGATTTATGGAACGATGATCCTGTCCCTGCTTCTTTACAGGTTGAAGGCACTACATATGACGTTGATATTGCCTATCGGGGATCCTATACACGCAAATTCCGAAAAAGATCCTATCGCATCGAGTTTATCGACCCAAAAACATTCTCCGGAGCCCGCGAAATTCATCTAAATGCCGAATACAAAGACCCTTCCTTATTCCGCAGTAAACTTTCCTTCGACTTCTTCAATGATATAGGTGTTTTATCACCAGAAAGTCAGCATGTTAATTTGACTAGAAACGGTTCCCTCAAAGGTGTCTATTTACAATTAGAATCTGTTGATGAGTTTTTCTTACAAAAGAGGGGACTCCCTTCTGGTCCTATTTACTACGCAGCCAACAATGATGCCAATTTTTCCTTGATGAGAGATGAAAAGATGAAAGAGACACTACTTTCTGGTTATCAAAGGGCTATTGGAGAACCGTCCGATGATGAACTCCTCCTCGAACTAATAAATAAAATAAATACCGTGCCTCTAGCTGATTTCCCTCATGAAATTTCTCAGTCTTTCAATATTGATAGATTGTTACGCTGGCTTGCTGGGGCTGTTTGCACAATGAATAATGATGGCTTCACGCACAACTATGCACTGTATCGCAATAGTGGGACGGGTCTATTTGAAATTATCCCTTGGGACTATGACGCGACTTGGGGCAGAAAGGTCGACGGAGGAATCATGCCATACGATTACGTTCCTTTAGAAGGTAAAAAGAGCAATCACCTTTGCTACCTTCTTATGCGCGTTCCGGAATTCCGGAAATTTTACCGTGACATCTTGGAAGAAATTTTGGAAACTAAGTTTACAGTTGATTATATGGAAAGCAACGTAGTTTCCCTACATGAAGCTCTAAGGCCACATATCCTTCTTGACCCTTATAAAAAAAGTAAGATTGATGCATTTGATAGTGAACCTGAGCTCATATTTCAATTTATTCGCGACCGTAATAGCTTTTTGAAAGAACAATTTGTAAATTTTAATTGA
- a CDS encoding SET domain-containing protein: MQPICIKDTGKYGRGIYATRDIKTGEIIEVSPVLISHKNEWKYLQKTILFDYCFTWGNNYEHIAIALGYGSLYNHSYTPNATFDNNTDNLSIDFYALDDIKMGDEITINYNEHANDRSPLWFDVISVD; encoded by the coding sequence GTGCAGCCAATATGCATAAAAGATACCGGTAAGTATGGCAGGGGAATCTATGCTACGCGTGATATTAAAACAGGTGAAATCATCGAGGTATCGCCTGTTTTAATATCGCATAAAAATGAATGGAAGTATTTACAGAAGACTATCCTTTTTGATTACTGCTTTACTTGGGGTAACAATTATGAGCATATTGCAATTGCGCTAGGGTATGGATCACTTTATAACCACTCCTATACTCCCAATGCAACGTTTGATAATAATACAGATAATTTGTCAATCGATTTTTATGCGCTAGATGACATTAAGATGGGTGATGAAATTACTATAAATTATAATGAGCATGCCAATGATAGATCTCCATTATGGTTTGATGTCATATCTGTTGATTAA
- the xylF gene encoding D-xylose ABC transporter substrate-binding protein, with the protein MKQKVIIALFFWMFFLLSACTNTPPKELEAVKPEEQVPHVGKEGPIRIGFAMDSFLEERWLRDREMFKESVEALGAEVEIVAAYGNDALQISQAETLIQSGIDLLVIVPHNSEATAAIVHKAHLEGIKVIAYDRLVKNADLDLYVSFDNERVGELQAEAITALVPKGNYVFIGGAITDNNAHLLKKGVFNVLRPYIERGDITIVYDQWTKDWTPVNAKANMEEALRTTNMQIDAVIVANDATAGGVIQALAAVGLAGQVPVTGQDADLAGVQRIVAGTQTMTVYKPLHMLSQEIAKLAVAMAKGEDVITERKVNNGKIEVPSVLLTPTAVDKDNVESTVIADGFHSLEDVYRATSKE; encoded by the coding sequence TTGAAACAAAAGGTAATCATCGCGTTATTTTTTTGGATGTTTTTCTTACTGAGTGCTTGTACAAACACGCCACCGAAGGAGTTGGAGGCTGTTAAGCCAGAAGAACAAGTTCCTCATGTTGGGAAAGAGGGTCCAATTCGTATTGGATTTGCGATGGATTCATTTCTTGAAGAACGGTGGCTGAGAGACCGTGAAATGTTTAAGGAATCTGTCGAAGCACTGGGAGCCGAGGTCGAGATTGTTGCGGCATATGGGAATGATGCGCTTCAGATATCACAGGCAGAGACGCTGATTCAAAGCGGGATTGATCTTTTAGTCATTGTTCCACATAATTCTGAGGCGACAGCCGCGATTGTCCACAAGGCACATCTTGAGGGAATAAAAGTTATTGCTTATGACAGGCTTGTTAAAAATGCGGATCTTGATTTGTATGTATCTTTTGATAATGAGCGGGTGGGTGAGTTGCAGGCCGAAGCGATTACTGCACTCGTGCCGAAGGGGAATTACGTCTTTATTGGTGGTGCGATTACGGATAACAATGCGCATTTATTGAAAAAAGGTGTATTTAATGTACTGCGTCCCTATATTGAACGGGGTGATATTACCATCGTCTATGATCAGTGGACGAAGGATTGGACTCCGGTGAATGCAAAAGCCAATATGGAAGAAGCCCTTCGAACGACAAATATGCAAATTGATGCGGTGATTGTTGCGAATGATGCGACAGCAGGCGGAGTCATCCAAGCACTTGCAGCTGTAGGGTTAGCGGGTCAAGTGCCGGTTACTGGACAGGATGCGGATTTGGCAGGGGTACAGCGTATTGTTGCTGGGACACAAACGATGACGGTCTATAAGCCCCTTCATATGCTTTCGCAGGAAATTGCAAAATTAGCGGTTGCAATGGCTAAAGGTGAGGACGTAATTACAGAACGGAAAGTGAATAATGGTAAAATTGAAGTCCCTTCCGTGTTGTTAACACCCACTGCGGTAGATAAAGACAATGTGGAAAGTACAGTCATTGCAGATGGATTCCATTCTTTAGAGGATGTGTACCGAGCGACATCAAAGGAATAA